In the Oscillospiraceae bacterium genome, GCTGGACGCTGAACCGCCAGCAGCAGTTCCGCGACCAGCCCAAGGACCAGCTTTGCGTCTGGGTCTACGGCTTGTTCAGCGATAAGCCGGGCGACTTCGTTAAGAAGCCGATGCGGGAATGCACCGGCAAGGAGATCTGCATGGAGTGGCTGTACCACATCGGTGTGCCCGCCGACCAGATCGAGGAGCTGGCGGCCAACAGCGCCAACACCGTGCCCTGCATGATGCCGTATATTGATGCCTTCTTTATGCCGCGTGCTGCGGGCGACCGCCCCGATGTCGTGCCCGAGGGCGCTGTGAACTTCGCCTTCCTGGGCCAGTTCGCAGAGACCGAGCGCGACACCATCTTTACCACGGAGTATTCCATCCGCACCGGTATGGAGGCTGTTTACACCCTGCTGAACGTCGACCGCGGCGTGCCCGAGGTCTGGGGCAGCGTGTATGACATCCGCTGCCTGCTGGATGCCACCGTGAAACTGCGCGACGGCAAAAAGATCACCGACATGGAGATGCCGCTGGTAGGCAAGCTGGCCCTGAAAGAGGCCCTGAAAAAGATTGAAGGCACCGAGGTGGAGAAGCTGCTGAAGGAGTATAATGTGATTTAAGCCCCTTATAAAAGGGAACAAGGCCCTGCCGAAAGGCAGGGCCTTGTTGTTTGTGATGTTAACCGCGTGCGGCGATGCACTCGATCTCCACCAGCGCACCCTTGGGCAGGGCGGCGATCTGCACGCAGCTGCGGGCGGGATACTCGTGGAAATACTGGGCATAGATCTCGTTCACGGTGCCAAAGTCGCCCAGGTCCTGCACAAAGACCGTGGTTTTGACAACATTGTCCAGGGTCAGACCGGCTTCGGCCAGCACGGCCTGCAGGTTCTTCAGGGACTGGTGGGCCTGTGCCACTACGCCCTCAGCCAGAGCGCCGGTGGCGGGGTCAATACCCAGCTGGCCGCTGCAGTAAACGGTGCTGCCGGTGTCCACGGCCTGCACATAGGGACCAAGCGCGGCGGGTGCCTTATCAGATACAATACGCTTCATACAAAACAACTCCCTCTTATAATATGAAGATGGCCCTATTGTACGCGCGTTTGGGTGAAAAGTAAAGCCTCTTTATTGCTTTTTTCGCCGGGCGGCTTTCATCACCACCATCACGGCGGCAAACACGACACCGGCGATGGCCCAGATGAACCAGCTGTACTGCGGCTGGCCGTTGCCGTAGGGGCCGAAGGTGTAAAACAGGAAAATGGCTACCACCACCAGCCAGTAGGCGGCAGCAACCGCGCCGATGACCCCCTTGCGGGCCTTGGCGTCGCGGGTGAAGTCACCTTCCTCCAGCAGTTGGTCCATGGCATCGTGTACGGTGCCTGCCCATACAAACGCATACACACCGCAGGCCACCAGCACCATGAGCAGGCAGACGGAGAGCGCGGCTAAAAGGTCGGCATTGCACATCATAGCGGCAAACAGCGGCACGGCGGCCAGTATGCACAGCACGGTGCCTATGGTGTTGGCGCGGTTGTAATGGGCGGCAAAGGCATCACGCCGCTCCCGCACCAAGCCGGTTACGCCATACTCAGTGTCGATGGGCTCTTTTTCGAGAAATTCATACGGCTTTACCGCCGCGCCGCACTGCATAAACAGCACCACCGCCACGGCTACCAGCGCCAGCAGAATGCACAGCCCCAGCCCGGCGGCAAAATTCTCGCTGATGCCAAGCAGGTTATACTCGCTCAAAGCGCACAGCGCCAGCAGTGAAACCGGGCTGAGCACGCACAATGCCGTGGCCAGCGCCATTCTGGGCGCATTGGCGCGGGCTTTTTTCAGATAATCCCCTGCCTGTGTTAGCGTGACCCGGTGCAGGGCAGGGGTGTCATCCTCGGTGGTATATTCCGGCTCGCCCTGTTCCTCTTTTAATAAGTAGTCGGTGGTCACACCGAACAGACGGGCTAACTGCAAAATTTTGTCGATGTCGGGTACCGATTGGGCACCCTCCCACTTGGAGACCGATTGCCGGGTCACGCCCAGCTTTTCAGCCAATTCCTCCTGGGACCAGCCCGCTTTCTTGCGTAAGGTAATGAGTTTGTCAGCAAAGATCATGGGGAAAACCTCCTCTTGGTTGTTCGTGGTTGTTTTACTGTCTGCACTCTACCATTTTTCCCGGTTGCGGGGCAAGAAAGTGGAACTGGAAGTTTGTCAACGGGTAGTTGCAACTGCGATGTATCGTAAATTATTTTCTGCGCGGCAGCGTCAGGGCCGAAAGCAGCACCAACCCGCCCAAAGCGCAAAGTCCCGCCCCGGCCAGGCCGGTCACATCGGCGATCAGCCCGATCAGCGGGCTGGCGGGGATCATCAGCACGCTGTAAGCCATGTTGTCAACGCTGATCAGCGTGGCCCGGCGGTCGCTGGGGATGGCATCATTGAACCGCTGCATCGCGTGCAGGAACCACACGCTCAACGATGCCTGCACCAGCATCGGCCCCACCAGGCAACCCCAGGCAGGCCCGGCCCCGGCCAACAGCACACCACCGCCGCAGACCAGGGCACACAGTCGGTACAGCGGGCGCAATTTCCCGGGATGCAGCCGCCGTGCCAGCGCTGTGCATACCATGGCGGCAGCCGAGGCCAGCAGGGGAGAGACGAACAGCCAGGAGGCATCCCACCCCAGCGTGACCAGCCGCTGCTGTACAAACATCGTGGTCAGGTAGCTGGGCAGCGAGATGATGGCATCCGCAGTGATCAGCCGCACCGCCAGCGGCGTAGTGCGCAGCACGGCCGCACTATCTGTGATATGGACGCGCAGCCGGGCGGCTATATCCGCAAAGGGATTCTGCTGCCGCGCAGCTTGGGCCTCGGTCACCAGAGGCTCCTGCAAAGTCAGCGCCGCCAGCAGCGAGCAAAAGCAGATCGCTGCATTGGCCAGGTAAAACCTGGCAAATTGCAGCACGTCGGAGAGTAAACTTGCCAGCGACCCCAGCGCTGTGGCCAGCTTTTGCAAAACCGAGATTTTTGCGTCAGCCTGCAAATATTCGTTTTCCCGCCCGGCAGTTTTCAGGCTGTCATAGGTCAGGGCCTCCAGCGTGCCGGAGATCATCGTGCAGGCCAGCGCTTTCAGTGCCATGGCGGCGCATACAGCGGCCAGATTGGGAGAAAACGCCATCGTTACATCGGAGAAAATTTCAAACACAGCGCTGACGGCCAGATTCAGCCGCCGCCCCAGCAGGTCAGCGGCCACGCCGCTGGGTACCTCGCACAGCAGACTGGTGAGGTGGAAAACAGCTTCGGCCAGACCGATCTGCGCCAGCGTAAAGCCCCGGGCGGCCAGCAGCGCCACCCAGACGGCATCGGTCAGCCGCAGGCAGGAGGTAAACGAGTACACGCGCACCGCGCGCAATTGCTTTGGTAAATTCATCGGGAACACCCTTTCTTTAGACATACAAGAAATAGGTGCCCAAAAATAAACGACCCCACAGCAAAGCTGCAGGGTCGATAGTGTTACACTTCAACCTTGCTTTGCCGGGTCAGTTTTAAAAATGGGCACACTTCTAGCTCTGATTGCTTAAGGGTTTCCTTTTTTCTGGAAAAGAACACCAAAGCGCCAGCGCATGGGTGTGCCCTCCTTCCCGGTAAAATATAGGGTAACTATACCACGCCTGGTGTGCTTCGTCAAGTACTGCTTGACGCATCCGCCCTTTCGTGGTAAAGTAGGAATAATTTACGAATCACAGGTGAAAATGTGGAAAACTTCAAAAAAATCACAAAACAGCAGTCTCCTGCGCGCACCATCGCCTTTGGCTTTGCGGTGCTCATCTTCATCGGCGCGGCGCTGCTCTCGCTGCCCATCGCGGTGCGCGGGGCCGTGCAGCTGCCGGGGCTGGACGCTCTGTTTACCGCCACCAGCGCTGTCTGCGTGACCGGGCTGGTCACGGTGGACCCCGGCGATACCTTTACGCTGTTCGGCCAGGCCGTGCTGGCAGTGCTGATGCAGCTGGGGGGCCTGGGCATATCCTCGGTCAGCATGGGGCTGGCCATTGCGGCGGGGCGGCGCATCAGTTTCCGCGGCCGCAGCCTGGTGCGGGAGGCCCTCAACGTGGAAAGTTTCGGGGGCATGGTCAAGCTGGTGCGGTCCATTATGGCCATGACTCTGCTGGTGGAGGGCATCGGCGCGGTGGCCAGCTACCCGGTGTTTGCCCGGGACTATTCGCCGCTGCATGCCGCCTGGATCAGCGTGTTCCACGCGATCGCTTCCTTTAATAATGCAGGGCTCGATGTGCTGGGCGGCGGCCACAGCCTGATCCCCTACTGCAATAACCTTTGGCTGAACCTTGTCACCGATGGGATGATCGTCTTGGGCGGCATCGGCTTTATGGTGATGCTGGATGTACTGCGCTGCCGCGGGCGGTTCCGCAAACTGACGCTGCACAGCAAGGTGGTGCTTTCCACCACGGCCGTGCTGATTTTGGGCGGTGCGATACTGCTTTGGCTGAGCGAGCCGATCAGCTTTTTGGCGGCGCTGTTCCAAAGCATCACCACCCGCACGGCGGGTTTTTCCACCATCGATATTGGTGCCATGACCAATGCCGGGCTGCTGGTGATAATGATTTTAATGTTCATCGGCGCGTCGCCTGGGTCTACGGGCGGCGGCATCAAGACCACCACCTTTTTTGTGCTGATGCAGGAGGTGCGCATCATCTTCTCCAAGCGCAGATTGGGTGCGTTCAGGCGCCGCCTGCCGGAGGAAAGCCTGGCCAAAGCCGCTACCATCACGCTGCTGGGCACCATCGTGGTGTTTGTGGGCACCTTCATGCTCTGCGTGCTGGAGCCGCAGCACAGTTTTGTGCAGCTGCTGTTTGAGCAGATCTCGGCCTACAGCACGGCGGGCCTGTCGATGGGCATCACCTCCAGCCTGCATGCCGCCAGCAAAGCGGTGCTGATCGTCACGATGTTCATTGGCCGCGTGGGTGCGTTCACGCTGCTGTCCCTCTGGGTCTCCCGCCCGGAGCCCAGCGCCAAATATACCGAAGAAGCCATTACGATAGGGTGATATACCCCGAGAGGCCCCCTCTGCAAGGGGGCTCCCGCGAAGCAGATGGGGAGAGACTTTACCCAAAGTGCAACTATGGTGATGTCTCTCCCTCCGTCTGCGCTGTCGCGCAGACACCTCCCTCGCAGAGGGAGGCAGAAAGGAATGATTAGATGAAAAAACAACTGAAAACCGACCTCTACGGTGTGATCGGCCTGGGACGGTTCGGCACGGCACTGGTGCAGACGCTGGCCGAAGCGGGCAAAGAGGTCATCGCCATTGATAAAAACGAGGAGAAGGTCAAGGCGGTGCGCCGCTATACCGACTACGCTTTTGTGGTGGATAACCTGAGCGAGGATGCCTTAAAGGAGACCGGCATGCAGAACTGCGGCACGGTTACGGTGTGCATCGGCGAGCAGGTGGACATCAGCATCCTGACCACGATGCTGGTCATCAAACTGGGCGTGCCCCAGGTCATTGCCAAAGCCGCCAGCGAGGTGCACGGCGAGGTGCTCAAGCACCTGGGTGCCACGGTGGTTTATCCGGAGGCCGACATGGCCGTGCGCATCGGCAAGCGGCTGATCTCGGGCAATCTTTTGGATTACATCGCTCTGGATGACGGCGTCGAGGTGCGCCGCATCGCCGTGGGCGGCAAGCTGCTGGGCCGCACCATCCGCGAACTGGACGTGCGCAAGGTTTACGGCATCAACATCATCGCCGTTGAGCGCGGCCACCGCACCGATGTGGAGTTTTCCGCGGATTATCGCTTTGAAGAAGGGGATACCGTATCGGTAGTAGGCAAGGTGGAAAAGATCGGCCGCTTTGAGCGGGCAATACAGGAATAAAAAGGCAAAAAGGCCCCCTCTGAGAGGGGGCTCCCGCGAAACGGGTGGGGGAGAGACTTTACGTTGGCAGAAGTTTCAGGCTATTGCAAGGTTCTCTCCCTCAGTCAGCTTCGCTGACAGCTCCCTCCCAGAGGGAGCCTTTTTATGTTGCAATTAAATATTCAGTTCATGGTACACCGTTCCATCCAGTCCTTTCCACAAAAATTTTCCGCCCTCCAGCGTCAGGTAGCTGTGGGGGCTGTTTTCTTTGGGGAGGGAGACCGAGCCGGGGTTGAGGTAGAGGTTTCCCTCGCCAAACGCCTGCCAGGCGGGCACGTGGGTGTGGCCATGCAGCAAAATGTCGTCGGGCTGCAGCGGCGGCAGATGGGCAGTGTTGTACACATGGCCGTGGGTGGCGTAGATCAGCCGCTCGCCCTCGGTCAGCACTGCATAATCTGCCATGATGGGAAAGTCCAGCACCATCTGGTCTACCTCGCCGTCGCAGTTGCCGCGCACGCAGAAGATGCGGTCCTTGCGCTCGTTCAGCATCGCCAGCACCTCTTTGGGGGCGTAGCCTTCGGGCAGGTCGTTGCGGGGGCCGTGGTACAAAATATCACCCAGCAAAAATAAGCGCGGGGCACCCTCGCGGTCCCAAGCGTCCAACAGTTGATGGGTATAGTAAGCGGACCCGTGCAGGTCCGATGCGATCATCAGTTTCATAAACATCACCTCGTAATTTTATTGTACAGGCTCTTTATAAGAATTGCAAGCCGTGGCTAACCATGTTATAATGCCAAGGAAAGGATGATGATTTTAATGAAAAGGATTCATGCTGAACGTATCGCCCGGGTGCGCACCGCGCTGGAAAGCTGCGGCCTGACCCAGATGATCGTATGTGACCCCAAGAGCGTGTGGTACCTGACCGGCGTAGCCGTGGAACCCTACGAGCGCCTGCTGGCCCTCTACCTGCCGGTAGCAGGCGAACCCACGCTTTTTTTGAATAAGTTGTTCAACGTGTCCAACCCGCCGTGCCAGGCTATCTGGCATACCGACACCGACGCGCCTGTTGAGCAAATTGCCGTCGTGGTGGATGCCGGCAAGCCGCTGGGCATCGATAAGGAATGGCCCGCCAGGTTCCTGATCCCGCTGATGGAAGCCCACCCCGCTATGCCGGTAAAACTGGCCAGCGATTGCGTGGATAACTGCCGCGCCTGCAAGGATGAGGCCGAGCAGGCGCTTATGCGCACGGCCTCCCACATCAACGACCTGGTCAACGAGGAAGCCAAGCACTACGTCAAGGCCGGCATGACCGAGCGCCAGGTGGCCGAGTTCATCGACGCCCGGTTCCGCGCCCATGGCTGCGAAGGCCCCAGCTTTACCACCATCGTATCCTTCGGCGCCAACGCCGCCGACCCCCACCACGAGCCGGACGACACCGTGCTGAAAGAGGGCGACTGCGTGCTGTTTGATATGGGCTGTGTGAAAGACCGCTATTGCAGCGACATGACCCGCACCTGGTTCTGCGGCCAGCCCACCGAGAAGCAGGCCGCCGTGCACGATCTGGTGCGCCGCGCCAACGAGGCCGCCGAGGCCCTTATCAAGCCGGGCGTAAAGCTGTGCGACCTGGACGCCGCCGCCCGTGACCTCATCACCGAGGCCGGTTACGGCGAGTATTTCAACCATCGTCTGGGCCACTTCATCGGCCAGACCGACCACGAGAAGGGAGATGTCAGCAGTGCCAACCGGACCGAGGTGCGCCCAGGCATGATCTTCTCCATCGAGCCGGGCGTTTACCTGCCGGGAGAGTTCGGCGTGCGTGTGGAGGACCTGGTCCTTGTCACCGAGACCGGCTGCGAAGTGCTGAACCACAACGATAAGCATTGGGATGTGGTTGGTAAGTAAAGGCAATACCGCATAATTCTAAGTGCCGATACGGCGAGCGAGGTGCGGCAGCTGCTAAGCCAAAAGCGCAGATAATACTTTGTGTATTATCGAGCATTTTGGCAACGCAGATGCCGTGCCGCAGCCGCCGGAGCGGTGCTTAAGCCGTCAGGCGGGAATTGTGCGGTGTTGCCTAAACAAAGCAAATACTTCTGTAGGGGTCGATGCCTGCATCGACCCGCGGGCGGATGGCGAGCATCTGCCCCTACAAATTGGCGATAAATTAAACGTAGGAGCAAACCATGAAAATACCTGCAAAAGGCTTTACCCACGGGGGCAAATTCCACGCGGATGACGTGTTCTCTACCGCCCTGCTGCAAATTGTGCGGCCGGACATCCAGGTCACGCGCGGCTTTGTGGTGCCCGATGATTTCGACGGCATCGTCTATGATGTCGGCGGCGGCATGTTCGACCACCACCAGGAGCCCCGCGAGACTCGCCCCAACGGCGTGCCCTATGCGGCGTTCGGCCTGCTGTGGCAGGTGCTGGGCGCCCAGCTGGTGGGCGAGCATCAGGCCCGCCTGCTGGACGAAAACTTCATCCAGCCGTTGGATCTGAACGATAACACCGGCGAGCAGAACTCTCTGGCTGACGCCATCGGCAGCTTCAATCCGCTGTGGGACTCGAAGGACGACCCGGACGAGTGCTTCTGGCGCGCCGTGCCGGTGGCCAAAAAGATTTTGGAAAACGAGATCGCTGCCGCCAACGCTGTCAACCGCGCCGACGACACCGTGCGCCGCGCCTATGCCAACATGAAGGACGGCATCGTGGTGCTGCCCGCCTACATGCCCTGGAAAAACGGCCTGTACAAGACCGATGCGCTGTTTGTGGTCTACCCCAGCCAGCGCGGCGGCTACAGTGCCCAGTGTGTGACCGACCACCGCACAAAACGCAGCAAACAGCCGTTCCCGCCCGCGTGGGCCGGTAAACCGGAAGCCCAGCTGCGCCAGATCAGCGGCCTGGGGCTGCGGTTCTGCCACCCCAGCCGGTTCTTGATTACGGCGGACGATAAAGAGACGGCCATCGAGGCCTGCCGCCGCACCCTGCGCGCCGCGGGCCGTAAGGTGAGCGAATGAGCGGGAAAAGCCTGCGGGGCCCGGCCCCCAGCCTGGCAGATGCCTGCCAGCCTGCCCCTGAAACCGCCTGGGTCTATCTGCTGCGCTGCCCGGACGGCAGCCTGTATGGCGGCTGGACCAACGACTTGGCCCGCCGCTTAAAGGCCCACCGCACCGGCAAGGGCGGGGCCAAGTACACCAAAAGCCACGGCGGCCCGGCCGTATGCCTTGCCTATGCCGAGCGCTGCGCTGACAAAAGCGCGGCCTTAAAGCGTGAAGCCGCCATCAAGAAACTGCCAAAGGCTGAAAAAGAAGCCCTGGCGTCAAAGTGGGCGGCGGACAACCGTATCACCATCCGCATGGCTACCCCGGCGGACGGCGCGGCGGTGGCCGAGCTGTATAACTGGTACGTGCTGCATGGCACCCAGACTTTCCAGTACCGGCTTTCCACGGCCGAGGAGTACGCCGCCAACATTGCGGGTGTGCTGGAAAAAGCACCGTTTCTGGTGGCCATCACCCCGGACGGCCGCTTGCAGGGGTTTGCCTGCGCCCACCCCTGGCACAGCCGCGAGGCCTATGCCTGGAATGTGGAGGCTACCATTTATTGCGCACCGGATTGCGTCGGCCAGGGGTTGGGTAAGCGCCTGTACACTGCCCTGCTGGAGCTGCTGCGGATGCAGGGCTACTATAACGCCTTTGCCATTGTGACCGGCGAGAACAAGGCGAGCCACGAATTCCACAAACGGATGGGCTTTACCAAAAGTTTTGTGGAAAAGCACAGCGGCTACAAGTTTGGCCGCTGGCTGGATGTGGTGTACTGGCAGTACCCGCTGCGTATCGGAGATGCCCCGCCGGAGCCGGTACGCTACCGGCTGACGGAGGCCGAGATGGTTTCAATTCTGGAAAAAGTTAATTTGTAACAAAGCAAACCGGCACAGCGCCTTTTCTGTATAACAGAAAGGCGCTGTTTTTTGTGCAGTACAGAAAAGTTATCTTAATCATTAAAAATATTGGCTGATAAAGATTGACAAAACTTAGTGGGGGGGGGTATTATACATATATCTGGTATTTTATAGGTTTATTATATAAATGCCAAAAGAAGAAGGAAATACAGAATCAGAGATGAGGTAACCAAGCATGCACCAGAATGGAATTGCAAAGCGCATTACAGCGCTTGCCCTGGGCGCGGCACTGCTTACAGCCACTGCCCTGCCTGCGTTTGCCGAGGGGACGCAGAAAGTAACGTACACGGCAGGCAACTATACGTTTGAAAAGATCTCCCACCCCACCAAGGGCACCATGTCGGCAGACGGCATTGTGGATTATATCGGCAACGGTGCGGTAGATGTGATCACCGACTCCAGCAACCCGAACTACAACGCGGGCGACCGCGGCCAGAACTACAGCTGGTCCGCTGTTGCTTACGGTGACTGGATGTATGTGGGTACCTGCTACTCGGCTATGGGCAACACGCTGACCCTGATGCAGAATATCCTGGGCGATAAGTTCGATAAGGACGTTATGGAGGCTGCCCTGAAAGCTATGTTCAACGGCACCTTCTATTATGGCCACGAGGACGGCGTGGACGGCGGCGGCATCCTGGTCAAGGTAAACACCAAGACCGGCGAGACCAAGCTGCTGATGTCCAACTCCCTCAACCACATGGCACCGCTGTTCCGCAACGCGATTGCCTATAACGGCAAGCTGTACTTCTGCGGCAGTGTGCATGTAAACGGCCGAAGCGGCCTGCCCAGCGTGTATGAGATCGACCCCACGGACGACAGCTACAAGGCCGTTTACGTGGGCCTGTCCTCCATGCAGGACTACGGCGCAGCATACAAAAAGGGCATCTCCACCGGTATCCGCGGCATGTGCGTGTATAACGGCAAGCTCGTGATCAGCAATGTTTTCGCCGATGCCACCACCGGCGAGAGCGGCGCTACCATCCTGGCTTCGTCGAACCCCTCTGAGGGCTTTACCGTGATTGCCAGCCAGCGCGACCTGTTTGACTACCCGGCCTACACCTACCGCGACAGCATCTACGGCGGTTCCGTGTGGGATATGGTCGAGTACAACGGCCACCTGTATGTTTCCATCTGCACCGGCACCGAGGAGAATGCCCCCGATGACAACACGATGCAGTCCTTCGCCATCGTGCGCGGCGACGAAAACGCCGACGGCACCTTTACCTGGACCCCGCTGATCGGCGACCAGGAGAAGGACGGCGCCCGCTACACCTTCGGCATCGACCCGGAGCGTACCCGTTCCGGCGCAGCCAACCTGATTGTTTACAAAGACCACCTCTATATCGGCGAGTACAACGACGAGCAGATCGCCATGGAGCGCATCCTTTTCAATAAGACCGGCGAGGGCAGCGATGGCTCCCTGGGCGGTGTGGATTGCAGCTTCGTCAACGCCAACCTGGAACAGTCGGTAAACCTGTACCGCATGGACAAGGACGAAAACATTGAGCTGCTGGTCGGTGATGCCACCACCATGTTCCCCAACGGCGGTATTTCCGGCATTGGTTCCGGTTTCGGCCATAACGAGAACCAGTACATCTGGCGTATGGAAGTGTACGATGGCAAGCTGTACATCGGCACCTTTGATACCAGCAGCCTGTTGGAGCCCATCGGCCAGTTCTCCAACGGCGATATTATCGGCATGACGCCCGAGCAGTGGGCGACCCAGCTGCAGTACATCAAGGAGCTGCTGGAACTGCTGTACGAAAAGAACAAAACCAACCCGGTGGCTACCTATGAAATGCAGGCTACGCCGGAGACCGCCACCCCGGAAACGGCTATGTATATGGATGACATGGCAGTGGAAGTTGAAGATTCCTTCGCCAGTGAGGCAGCTGCCCTGACTGACATGATGGAGATAGCCCCCGATGTGTTGGGCAATGATACGGAGGTGGCAGTACTGTCCCCGGAAAATTCTGTGGAGGATCGTATTACCAGTCTGCAGGATTTCTCTGACTACTACGAGACCATGCTGGACCAGTATGAACAGCTGGCCGCTGAGTATGATCTGGGTGATGACCTGAAAGATGCTTTTGAAAAGCTGCTGAACCAGGAGACCTGGGACAAGATCAAGAGCGTTCTGGTCTGCCTGAACTACATGCGCACCGCGACCCGCGGCTTTGACATGTATGTTACTTCTGACGGTGTGAACTTTGAAACGCTGACCACCAGCGGCTTCGGTGACCCGTACAACCACGGCCTGCGCGTGTTTGCTGTTACCAACCAGGGCCTGTGCCTCGGCACGGCAAACCCGTTCTATGGCACGCAGCTGTGGATCCAGCGCAAAACCGAGACCAAGCCGCAGCCGACGGCCCCTGCCGCTACTCAGAAGCCCACTACCGTGACCGCTACCGCGGCCGAGACCACCGCACCCGTGGCTAAGACCACCGGTGTTATCCCGCAGACTTCGGATGATATGCCTATCGTTCCGTTGGCGGTTGTCTGCCTGGGTGCCCTGGGTGCCTTTGGCGTGGCCTTTGCCCTGAAAAAGCGTAACCACCAGTAACCCGAACCGCAATTTCCCATAAAGCTGAATCAGCTTTTTCTGCATGCTGACGTCCCCGTCGTTGCCCCAAGCAGCCGACGGGGACGTCTTTTTTTGCCAATTAACTAAAATAGCCGCTTAAACATTAGTTAAATTCGGGTTGACCTGCCCGAGACCGGGGGAGTATAATACAGGTACATGCAAACCGTAGGGTATCCACCCCTACCATTTTGCCTGGACGCTGGCTCCCGGCGAAAGCTTCACCGCGCCGGAAGCCGCCTTTATAGCAGCGCCGGCTTTGTGCTGCACACCCTGGGCTTGCCCCTGTGGAGGGGACTACGGCGAGGTGCCTGCAAAAGACCTTCTATTTAAAAAAGGAGCAACCTGTTTATGGCAATCATCAAACTGACCCCCAGCTGCAAAGACTACCTGTGGGGAGGCAGCCGTCTGCGCACCGATTTTGGCGTGCAGAGCGATCTGGACCCGCTGGCCGAAGCCTGGGTGCTCTCCCGCCACCCGGACGGCCCCAGCTACCTGCCCGACGGTACCACCCTGGCTGATTATGCGGCCGCTCACCCGGAAGCCCTGGGCACCGATTGCGCAAAATTTGAACAGTTCCCGGTTTTGATAAAATTTATCGATGCAAGGAACGATTTGTCCATCCAGGTACACCCCTTCAATGAGTACGCACTGAAAAATGAGCACCAGTACGGCAAGACTGAGATGTGGTACGTGCTGGATTGTGAGCCGAACGCCTTTCTGTACTATGGCTTTGACCATGAGATCAGCAAAAAGGAATTTGCCGAGCGCATCAAAAACAACACCCTGACGGAGGTTTTGAACGCCGTGCCTGTGCACAAGGGGGATTGCTTTTTTATCCCG is a window encoding:
- a CDS encoding class I mannose-6-phosphate isomerase — encoded protein: MAIIKLTPSCKDYLWGGSRLRTDFGVQSDLDPLAEAWVLSRHPDGPSYLPDGTTLADYAAAHPEALGTDCAKFEQFPVLIKFIDARNDLSIQVHPFNEYALKNEHQYGKTEMWYVLDCEPNAFLYYGFDHEISKKEFAERIKNNTLTEVLNAVPVHKGDCFFIPSGTLHAIGKGIVLAEVQQNSNVTYRVYDYGRVGADGKPRALHVEKALDVTLCTPPVKHDFGEHLAQCEYFTVDARNGAFEGVADEKSFVSLLITDGEGTLTSGGETVAVKKGESYFLPAASGPYAVTGTCQTLVTTV
- a CDS encoding GNAT family N-acetyltransferase, with the protein product MSGKSLRGPAPSLADACQPAPETAWVYLLRCPDGSLYGGWTNDLARRLKAHRTGKGGAKYTKSHGGPAVCLAYAERCADKSAALKREAAIKKLPKAEKEALASKWAADNRITIRMATPADGAAVAELYNWYVLHGTQTFQYRLSTAEEYAANIAGVLEKAPFLVAITPDGRLQGFACAHPWHSREAYAWNVEATIYCAPDCVGQGLGKRLYTALLELLRMQGYYNAFAIVTGENKASHEFHKRMGFTKSFVEKHSGYKFGRWLDVVYWQYPLRIGDAPPEPVRYRLTEAEMVSILEKVNL